The Scleropages formosus chromosome 21, fSclFor1.1, whole genome shotgun sequence DNA segment TTTTTAAAACAGTGGGAAATAGGTTTTCGGGGTGAAAAATTCTGATATCAACGTGGAATGGATTGATTAAATCcgtaaattgagggatgcctggATTTtacttcatccaaggtgacttacagatACACTTCACCGAAATCCCTTCAGTTAGTCACACATCtgtgcagcagagcaatgtaacacacacacacactgtggtcaGTGTAGAGTCCACATTTCTGGCTGAAAATTGCTGCCGTTCTTCAACGGGTCCCTAGTGGTGCTGCGATGGTACAGATGgcgttgccatgacaacagtaGTCTCTGTTCACTCCCCTGACGGCCCGCAGTTGCAGACATAGTTCACGCACCCCAGCGCTACACATCTCGAACCCGAACTGGTGCCTTTTCTACACATCTTTCCTTGTCTGGCTGTTTCCGagtgaacgaacacacacacacacacacacacacacacacacacacacacacacacacacacacacacacacgcaggcatcCCCATGCGTCCTTTGCCTCATGTACAGTGTGTTATGAACCCCCTGCAAAAATGTTAAAGGTTTTGCTGTCGTTTCCGCACTGCCCTCTCCTCACTGGCCGGCCGCGCACACCTGCAGGCACGCAGGGAGCGAGCGAGTCGCTCCGTGTGTAAAGGTGAGTCCGGCATCGGGGCGGAAAGGTGACGTCAGGTAAGAGAGCGGAACTCCCGCAGCGTGTGGCCGCAGTAGACAGGCGGGCGATCGTATCTGCAAACGGCAAGAGGGCAAACTGGACGACGGGCCCCGCTTCCAAAATCGACGAAATAAACGCCCGAACTTGTTGACGTGAGATAATTGATCCGGGCGGTGGCTTCGATTACAGCGCAATTTGACCccatttgaaaaatgaaattattgccaaaagaaaatgttttgtgttccagCCATCGTGACCGTTTGCTTTCTTCGCTCTTTCCGGTAACGGTCGTCTCACACACCCGTGTGTTTCGCTGTGCCGTGAGCCCGGTGTGTCCTAAGTGGGCCGTGTTTGGGGGACGGGGCCGGGCGGGAACGGATCGGATCCCCTACTTGCAGCGCGCGTGTGAACGCGACCCTTCGGCTTCAGTGACCCCCGACAGACCGCGTGGGGGACGGCGGGGACGCCGGGGGACGCGGTACGTGCTTCACGGGCTCCACCCGGTCCTCACGCCGCCATGCGTTTTGTGCCCTTCCCGCCGCAGACGGCTACGCCTTCTCCCAGGACGAGAACGGAGCGGTGTCGCAGTCGGAAGTGATCCGGGCGTACGACACCACCAAGCGGCGGCCGGAAGAGTGGTGAGGCCCCGCCCCCCGCCGGTGCAGCCCCGCCCTTCGCCGGGGCCTAGCGCTCGCCGTGCGCGTGGAAGAAGGCCTCACGGAGGCGCGGCCGCGGTAACCTCTCCTTTCCTGTTGGCGGGAGTGCCGACGAACAAGCGACACCGGACTCGAGAGCAGAGGTTCGAAAAACGAGTCGCCAAACATTTGAAGCCGACAtagtgtacgtgtgttttcaGCAAACATCAGCGCCGCGCTTGCGTCCTCCGTCTGTCGTTTCAAGCGTACCTCTTTCGTCACGCAGCCAGCATAAAGGAGGTGTTCTTGTGCTTCTTTTCCCCTTAACTGTTAGAACTTGTCGAGTGTTTCGAGGCCGCGGGGTTGAGATTCGCGATGTCGTAAAAGCCGTTCTTGAGTCCGCGAATGCTTGGGCGGGACTCCTCCCGTGGAAACGCCGGTTCGCGCACAGGATCCATGGAAAGGAAGCGGAGGAGAGCAGGGGTGCGATTCCTGTCGACGGAAACGTGAAGCTGCAAAACTGCCGTGTCTAGATTGCCAAAGAGGCGGCGGCGTGGGCAGCGGGTTCGCCGGACTGGACCGAACCGGGAGGGAAAAACTCGGTAACTGCAAACGTCCTGAAGCCGCTCGGTTGTTTTCACGGAGTCTAACGATGAATGAAAATTTGTACATTGTTTTTGTCGTCGTGTTTTTTGGTTGTTTGCACTCAACATTTAGAAGCAGCTGTGGTGTAACACCAGGGCTTTAGTGTATTTGTGAAGGTCTTTGCCTTTGGTATGTTTTAATTCTAGAAGTGGGTTGTCTCAGTGCCTGGCtttgatttttccttttttaaccatcactaaaacacagtaatagCTGAGCTCAGCGGTCTCACCTTGCGTCGACGGTGCGACGCGACGTTCGAAAGGCTCCGAGCCGTGAGATGCATTCCCAGATCACACGAGTGCCTGTCACGTGTCCCGCGAGGCGCTGCGTGGGTCGGTGGGGGGCGGACGGCGGGGCGTCTTAtctcgcaccccccccccacccccgcacgCTCATTTGCATTTCCCACGTTTCATGTCTTTAACCAAACACAATTAAACAGAATTCATTTCTTGAAGCATAAGTGCCATTAAACctggggaaaataaaaagatcCGATACCGGCAGCATACTAATTACTACGTCTCTAGTGAATTCATATTTTTCTACTGCGAAAGTACACATTTTACACTTGCGTGCTTCTGTGACTTGTCTAGTAGGAAGGAATTTTGTCCATTTCTTTCCAGACTGACGTATGTTTCGACCTGAAAGAATGGTGGTTTTCGGTGCGTTCTCgtattgttgtttttgctgttattatcgactattattgttattaataataccTATGCTGCAAATTTCGTTTGAGTTTTGTCTGTGGGTGCGTTCTTCTCTCCCTATGGGAGACGTCCTCGTGTTTGTGCTTGGGTGCGTGGAGGCCAGCTGTGCGTAAAGCCTACTCTGCTCTTTATTCTACGTGTTGATCTATATGCAACGGTGTATCGCAAACGTGGAGCATGGTAATACTGGGTGTCGGTGCGTGTGCGTACGTGCAGCTCGGTCAGCATGGCCCCCGCGAGATGTTGAGGCGTCCCTCCCTGCGGCCGCGGCGTCATCCGCGTGGCCTTCGGCGTCTCCGACTCCAGGTCGAcgctgccgggggggggggtgaactcCGCGCTTGAGTTCGTTTCAGCCGCGCGCATCTACCGCAGTGGCTCTCTTCTGTTGTCAAAAGCATGTTTCCATTTTGGACAGCGTCTCCGTGGAGATGCATCTTGTACACTCGTGAGGCCTTTCACCCTAACAGATTTTCAATGGCTTTGCACAAATGACATATTGTGGATTTAACAAAGAATCACCGGTAATACTTTGGACGTGAGCGTCGCAATGTTGCTTTGCTTCCCGAAAATCGCTTCGCGTCACTCGATCTTTCCGTTGGCCTTTGTGTCCGCGCCCGCCCTTCCTCATTTTCTCCAAGTGCGTTTGCGAATGTTGCTACTCGAACATGAAGCATGGACTCGACGCGGGAACTACGGGTTGGGGGAAAAGCTCGGCTGCAGCTCTCCAGAATGTGACGTCTGTGGAACTCGGTGACTGCATGACTGGAAAGTGTTGTTCAGTTCGGTGTTATGATGATGCACTTTTTCAACTTGGTTGTTTTGTTCATTCTTCCTTTATTTGTCCCAAGtcagtaattttactttgtGATTCTAATGCATGTAACAAAGGCTACTGCCACAAATGATTGACTGAAATAAACTTTACAAGTGGGGAAAGATGCCGACTGCTACGTGTGCATTCACTGGTCTAACGGGGACGcataacaaaatgcaaatttatggacTAGATAGGAaatctggagagaagtgagtctggaagatgagttttgagaccctccttgagatggattcagcagttctgagggagagggggagatcgTGCCACCACTCTGGAGTCAGACCTGGGAACTTTATATGTGAGCACGAATCGTCGTTGAGTAGACCTGCTTGTAGCTGTAGGTGCAACAGTCTCGCATGTTAAAGTTTGAgaatttcctccatttttgCAGCCGCTTCGCATTCAATTCGATCGGATCTTTTTCGTCACGTCCAGCGCTATACGAATGGAGCCCGAGAGAGGAAAAAGTGACGCCGGAATTGTTTTTATGCCATTTACTTAGTGTGGAAGATAATGGAACGTGGAATAATAGGAGCAATAAAGTATCTGTGtgtggaaaaatacacaaaagatTGAGGGTTTCCTTCTGAAACATCTTTACACGGGTTATTTGCCATGATCTTGCTACGTGCATATACTATACCACATATATACATGGTACAGTCAAAAACCTGTACAATGGGTGCATAAGTGTTACACATAatggtaaaacagctctgttgCAACAGCAGCCAGTCTCAGAATTTAATTGTATCACatacacagtacatttattcattgatatATAAAGTTAACCAAACCTTGCTATTCTATTTATGACAttcacttttcatttacatCTAGCGAATGGCATAATGCAAGAATCATAAAAACAGAcccttagcaaaaaaaaaaaaaaaagtaatcttTCTGCTCCAGAGCTTCCATGAGGCACCGGTTCGAtgctgtgctgctctctttACAGCGACCGCTCCTGGGTCCAGCATCATGGTCTTTCCAGTGCCATTCCTTGCCAGTCCTCCCGTGTTTCTAGACAGGTGCTCTGCCGGCTCACCTCCCAGCATGCCCTGAGTCTCGTTGTCAAAGTGGGCAAACTCCACCTAACCAGCAGGCGGCGCTCTCATCTTCCATCTTCAGCCGCTGCTCCACCTAAAAGGGAGCGACTTGGACCTCTCCTGGAGGCATGGTGCGGCAAAGTTTGCAGCCACGTGGTCAGGTGTGACCGAAGTCTCCAAACACCCTTCCCGCATGACAGGACTCGGGGCACGGGGGCGGGGGGAAGCAGGACTGGGGCACCAAGAAGGCCGCTCCCTGTGCCAAGTGGAGCGGCGGGTGGCGTTGGGCCCTGGGGTTGGCAAGGCTTCCCTGGCTGCCCGCTGGGGTGCTAAAGGCAATCTGCAGAGGGGCACTTTGGAGCTGGGCAGCATGAGGGAAAAGGCCCACGGGCGGCAGGGAGAGGTTACAGCTGGAGCCCCCCCCGCCGACACAGCTGGAAgcggtggtggtgctgctggacTGGCAGGACAGGGGGCGCTGGTGCAGCGGAGCCGCCCTCGGAATCATGCCGATGGTCTCTGTGCGGCTGCCACGCGGGGAGCAGCACCTGGCCGGCTGGCTCGGCCGCAGGTACGAGTAGCAGTACACGGCCACCAGGGTGCCGAGCAGCACAAAAGCCACGAAGATGGAGCCGACCAGCAGGAAGGGCACATAGATGGGCTCTGCGGGACACATGGGGACAGACGGGCTCCGTCACATGAGAAGCACTGCACTTCTTAAGGTGGACGATTTATATAAGGTATGGTGCAGCTCCACTGTCTGCCGCACTGTCATTCAGTATAAAGAGAGTTTATGCAGTGTATCacgtatatattatatacaggcAGCCGCCGAGTtgcgaacgtccgacttacgtacaacccgtacttacgaaccacccctttactgaccggaagttgatTTTGTCACCCTAAGAGCAGCGGCGTCTGCTGTGCTCGGTCTGCGAAGCACCTTCTCCAACGTATCACCC contains these protein-coding regions:
- the LOC114909289 gene encoding protein shisa-3-like, with the translated sequence MRVLRALLLAHFAWRVGPSRAPGEYCHGWLDGSGNYHEGFQCPEDFDTADGTVCCGSCALRYCCAAPRARLDQGSCSNDRELEGGAHAAQPIYVPFLLVGSIFVAFVLLGTLVAVYCYSYLRPSQPARCCSPRGSRTETIGMIPRAAPLHQRPLSCQSSSTTTASSCVGGGGSSCNLSLPPVGLFPHAAQLQSAPLQIAFSTPAGSQGSLANPRAQRHPPLHLAQGAAFLVPQSCFPPPPCPESCHAGRVFGDFGHT